In Nitrososphaerota archaeon, one genomic interval encodes:
- a CDS encoding lysylphosphatidylglycerol synthase transmembrane domain-containing protein yields MFKEFYKIFIPLIIGIILILILIFYIGIDKIIYTILKLNIFYILLGGIFTILFFIFRAFRWILLIKPMNGIKISMALSATGLGYLINTLIPLRIGEIARALAISKESKKSFASIFATVIIERIFDLIYLLLFLSILLFFIPFSISSNIIIIASFELAGVVIFIGLIFIFSIIKFEEEFINFIKKILKPFPKKIKEALINFSTSLIEGSKTLKIVYKNIFFHIFSFFITFFQALIFIMIIYSLDIKISLFSALIISLIITLSHALPAAPGYVGSFQIVWIAIFSLIGLPIETIISSSIIANFINLLYILFISGILASLYGFKISEYLELTLKKKYY; encoded by the coding sequence ATGTTTAAAGAATTTTATAAAATATTTATTCCATTAATAATTGGCATAATTCTTATTTTAATTTTAATTTTTTATATTGGAATTGATAAAATAATTTATACAATATTAAAATTAAATATTTTTTATATTTTATTAGGAGGAATTTTTACAATATTATTCTTTATTTTTAGAGCATTTAGATGGATTTTATTAATTAAACCTATGAATGGAATTAAAATATCAATGGCTTTATCAGCTACAGGTTTAGGATATTTAATAAATACATTGATTCCTTTAAGAATTGGAGAAATAGCAAGAGCATTAGCTATTTCTAAAGAAAGTAAAAAAAGTTTTGCATCAATTTTTGCAACAGTTATTATTGAAAGAATATTTGATTTAATTTATTTATTATTATTTTTATCTATTTTATTATTCTTTATTCCATTTTCAATAAGTTCAAATATAATTATTATAGCTTCTTTTGAATTAGCTGGAGTAGTAATTTTTATTGGTTTAATATTTATATTTTCTATTATAAAATTTGAAGAAGAATTCATAAATTTTATTAAAAAAATTTTAAAACCATTTCCTAAGAAAATTAAAGAAGCTTTAATTAATTTTTCAACTTCACTTATAGAAGGAAGTAAAACTCTTAAAATTGTTTATAAGAATATATTCTTTCATATATTCTCATTTTTTATAACTTTCTTTCAAGCATTAATTTTTATAATGATTATATACTCGCTTGATATAAAAATATCTTTATTTTCAGCTTTAATAATCTCTTTAATTATAACTTTATCTCATGCTTTACCAGCTGCTCCTGGATATGTAGGTTCTTTTCAAATTGTTTGGATAGCAATTTTTTCTTTAATAGGATTACCTATTGAAACAATAATTAGTTCTTCTATAATTGCAAATTTCATAAATCTTTTATATATTTTATTTATTAGTGGGATTCTTGCTTCTTTATATGGCTTTAAAATAAGCGAATATTTAGAATTAACATTAAAGAAAAAATATTATTGA
- a CDS encoding ribbon-helix-helix domain-containing protein: MKLISVKLPEALIEGMDELVKLGMYPSRSAVIRTAIRDLLRKELWKK; encoded by the coding sequence TTGAAGCTTATTTCAGTAAAACTTCCTGAAGCATTAATAGAAGGAATGGATGAATTAGTAAAACTTGGAATGTATCCAAGTAGAAGTGCAGTAATTAGGACTGCAATAAGAGATTTATTAAGAAAAGAACTTTGGAAAAAATAA
- a CDS encoding DUF4910 domain-containing protein, with the protein MNVYEALMNEFSISECLKILANISSYNRIQGSIELEEAADYIAKILNDNGLNTRIYSYSYKKKYGLMEALIGWNVKSAELSMVKPKERILHTINEAKTLVVTHSPGGEIEAPVVYIGKGEDDKDYENKNIEGKIILSYGNPYFVYKKALKKKAAGIIFYKKEAPENAIPYSGLFLDIEEANEANAIALNISKRNANMILNILEKNEEVILRAKVDIEYRDNPQIKIIETSIGDSEEEIDLVAHYCHPAGTINDNVSGSAGLIELAIAMKRALDKGKLEKPLRKICFLWYPEYYGTIAFLSNLKRKIFAAINLDMIGEKQEITGSTLMLVRAPYFKTSFVEAILYYEIEKVFSKIKSFSGLSSALSIKFSIVDYEAGSDHDIYLDFGIPAYMLNQWPDKFYHSSEDTIDKIDPYVLKEIAIASGVAAYKSASIEKFPEMKKYVYHYFMSLLHKKLGESMINKLNRIYEIREKEFYKEFFLVINKIDEKLGEKLKQFYKIEDKKEKKKYIRKFIGPLNLKWFIKNIGEEKIAWLKEIIDKEKYYSTIFFHALPMLLDKPISFEDIINKLEAEFGIEIDKEKIILLLNLLNECNLIIET; encoded by the coding sequence ATGAATGTATATGAAGCTTTAATGAATGAATTTTCAATTTCAGAATGTTTAAAAATTTTAGCAAATATATCAAGCTATAATAGAATTCAAGGTTCTATAGAATTAGAAGAAGCTGCTGATTATATTGCAAAGATATTGAATGATAATGGATTAAATACAAGAATCTATTCTTATTCATATAAGAAGAAATATGGTCTTATGGAAGCATTAATTGGATGGAATGTTAAATCAGCTGAATTATCTATGGTTAAACCAAAAGAAAGAATACTTCATACAATTAATGAAGCTAAAACTTTAGTTGTAACGCATAGTCCAGGAGGGGAAATAGAAGCTCCTGTAGTTTATATAGGTAAAGGAGAAGATGATAAAGATTATGAAAATAAAAATATTGAAGGGAAAATAATTTTATCATATGGAAATCCTTATTTTGTTTATAAGAAAGCATTAAAAAAGAAAGCAGCTGGAATAATTTTTTATAAAAAAGAAGCTCCTGAAAATGCTATACCATATTCTGGATTATTTTTAGATATTGAAGAGGCAAATGAAGCAAATGCAATAGCATTGAATATTTCAAAAAGAAATGCAAATATGATTTTAAATATACTTGAGAAAAATGAAGAAGTAATTTTAAGAGCTAAAGTTGATATTGAATATAGAGATAATCCTCAAATAAAAATTATTGAAACAAGTATTGGAGATAGTGAAGAAGAAATAGATTTAGTAGCTCATTATTGTCATCCAGCAGGAACGATTAATGATAACGTAAGTGGTTCAGCAGGATTAATTGAATTAGCTATAGCTATGAAGAGAGCTTTAGATAAAGGAAAACTTGAAAAACCTTTAAGGAAAATATGTTTTCTTTGGTATCCAGAATACTATGGAACAATTGCTTTTTTATCAAATCTAAAAAGAAAAATTTTTGCTGCAATAAATTTAGATATGATTGGTGAAAAACAAGAAATAACAGGCTCAACTTTAATGCTTGTTAGAGCACCATATTTCAAGACTTCCTTTGTAGAAGCTATCCTGTATTATGAAATTGAGAAAGTTTTCTCAAAAATAAAATCTTTTAGTGGATTAAGTAGTGCATTATCTATAAAATTTAGTATTGTAGATTATGAAGCAGGAAGCGATCATGATATTTATCTTGATTTTGGCATACCTGCATATATGTTGAATCAATGGCCAGATAAATTTTATCATTCAAGCGAAGATACAATTGATAAAATAGATCCTTATGTTCTTAAAGAAATTGCTATAGCATCCGGTGTTGCAGCATATAAATCAGCTTCTATAGAGAAATTTCCAGAAATGAAAAAATATGTCTATCATTATTTTATGAGTTTACTTCATAAAAAACTTGGAGAATCTATGATAAACAAGCTTAATAGAATTTATGAAATACGTGAAAAAGAGTTTTATAAAGAATTTTTCTTAGTAATAAATAAAATTGATGAAAAATTAGGAGAAAAACTTAAACAATTTTATAAAATAGAAGATAAAAAAGAAAAGAAAAAATACATTAGAAAATTCATAGGACCATTAAACCTTAAATGGTTTATTAAAAATATTGGAGAAGAGAAAATAGCATGGTTAAAAGAAATTATTGATAAAGAAAAATATTATTCAACAATATTCTTTCATGCTTTACCGATGCTTTTAGATAAACCAATATCATTTGAAGATATTATTAATAAACTTGAAGCAGAATTTGGAATAGAAATTGATAAAGAGAAAATAATATTATTATTAAACTTGCTTAATGAATGTAACCTTATTATTGAAACATGA
- a CDS encoding radical SAM protein yields the protein MKVVEKEVKIDKWTQSICPVCQKIIPMHVYEENNVVYLEKTCSEHGKFEDIYWGDAELYKYWQKWDQAKYTGTGIKNPRTETINGCPFDCGICPAHKSHTVLSIIDVTNRCNMACPVCFAYAGAIGYVYEPSYEQILEMLKNLRSTKPWAPNAIQFSGGEPTLRNDLPKIIKEAKKLGFTHIEVNSNGIRLAEDIEYFKSIREAGMSTLYLQFDGLNPEIYKKLRGRTDLVPIKQKVIENARKIGLDSIVLVVTLARNVNDNELGNIINYAIQNKDVVRCVNIQPISFVGRATKEKIKEMRITTPDVLKLIEEQTNGAISRWDFRPVDWPVPISLAMEQVKNRLYPRFTMNPYCGAATFILVENGKITPITRMVDVDNFAETLWQIYYTSIEGSKTKAKLQLLKLLPLVKEEHVRKLFKEVLTKGSYKALGSLIRNMIMIGCMHFMDHNNFDLARVQRCVIHYALPNGSIIPFCTLNSLHRYPIEKEYSMSIEEWHKIHPNAKLNDYV from the coding sequence ATGAAGGTAGTAGAAAAAGAAGTAAAAATAGATAAATGGACTCAAAGTATATGCCCAGTATGTCAAAAAATAATTCCAATGCATGTGTACGAAGAAAATAATGTAGTTTATCTTGAAAAAACATGTTCTGAGCATGGAAAATTTGAAGATATTTACTGGGGAGATGCAGAACTTTATAAATATTGGCAAAAATGGGATCAAGCAAAATATACAGGAACAGGAATAAAAAACCCTAGAACTGAAACAATAAATGGTTGCCCATTTGATTGTGGAATATGCCCAGCACATAAGTCTCATACAGTTTTATCTATAATAGATGTTACTAATAGATGTAATATGGCATGTCCAGTTTGTTTTGCTTATGCTGGAGCTATAGGATATGTTTATGAACCATCATATGAACAAATATTAGAAATGCTAAAAAATTTAAGAAGTACAAAGCCATGGGCTCCAAATGCAATACAATTTTCAGGAGGAGAACCAACTTTAAGGAATGATTTACCAAAAATAATAAAAGAAGCAAAGAAATTAGGATTTACGCATATTGAAGTAAATAGTAATGGGATAAGATTAGCAGAAGATATAGAATACTTCAAAAGTATAAGAGAAGCTGGAATGTCAACATTATACTTACAATTTGATGGTTTAAATCCAGAGATATATAAAAAATTAAGAGGAAGAACAGATTTAGTACCTATAAAACAAAAAGTAATAGAAAATGCAAGGAAAATAGGTTTGGATTCTATAGTATTAGTAGTAACATTAGCAAGAAATGTAAATGATAATGAACTTGGGAATATAATAAATTATGCTATCCAAAATAAAGATGTTGTAAGATGTGTGAATATTCAACCAATATCTTTTGTTGGAAGAGCAACTAAAGAGAAAATAAAAGAGATGAGAATTACAACTCCAGATGTATTAAAATTAATAGAAGAACAAACAAATGGAGCAATCTCAAGATGGGATTTTAGACCAGTTGATTGGCCCGTACCAATATCGCTTGCAATGGAACAAGTAAAAAATAGATTGTATCCAAGGTTTACAATGAATCCATATTGTGGAGCAGCAACATTTATACTTGTAGAAAATGGTAAAATAACTCCAATAACAAGAATGGTAGATGTAGATAATTTTGCTGAAACACTTTGGCAAATATATTATACATCTATAGAAGGAAGCAAAACAAAAGCAAAATTGCAATTATTAAAGTTATTACCTTTGGTTAAAGAAGAACATGTAAGGAAATTATTTAAAGAAGTATTAACGAAAGGTTCCTATAAAGCACTTGGTTCTCTCATAAGAAATATGATAATGATCGGATGCATGCATTTCATGGATCATAATAATTTTGATTTAGCACGTGTTCAAAGATGTGTAATACATTATGCTTTACCAAATGGATCAATTATTCCATTTTGCACATTAAATTCTCTTCATCGCTATCCTATAGAAAAAGAATATTCTATGAGTATTGAGGAATGGCATAAAATTCATCCTAATGCTAAATTAAATGATTATGTATAG
- a CDS encoding MFS transporter: MSFSKKAYIAILMMGIISLFGDIVYEGVRGIIPDYLKFLGASATIVGIIIGLGELISYFSRIVGGILADKTRSYWPLMLLGYGLIFSLPSLFFCNFFGGWILAALLIIIERFGKGIRAPARDTILSFVSTGVGAGKAFGLHELLDQIGAIIGPLIVAFIFAFTASYSISFLFLFLPYLLLLISLYLVYKFIKGYEVPYVTKKIEIGITKGMTLFYIFAITFNCIGIVPSSLILYRASQLADIGIIDRWFIPLLYAGIQLIDAPSALISGLLYDKIGLSTLVVPFTISFFISPILFIPSNSLWIVVASAILYGIVLGTQESIYRAAIADIVPQNMRGTAYGIINAALGISILIAGSMYGYLLDIKASLWIIVLITFFIEIFALILILFVISKIKKK; encoded by the coding sequence TTGTCCTTTTCTAAAAAAGCTTACATAGCTATTTTAATGATGGGAATTATTAGTTTATTTGGAGATATTGTTTATGAAGGTGTAAGAGGAATTATACCAGATTATTTAAAATTTTTAGGTGCTTCAGCTACAATTGTAGGAATTATAATTGGTTTAGGAGAATTAATATCATATTTTTCTAGAATTGTTGGAGGAATTTTAGCTGATAAAACTCGTAGTTATTGGCCTTTAATGCTTTTAGGCTATGGATTAATTTTCTCTTTACCTAGTTTATTTTTTTGTAATTTTTTTGGTGGATGGATTTTAGCTGCTTTATTAATAATCATTGAAAGATTTGGAAAAGGGATTAGAGCACCTGCAAGAGATACTATATTATCTTTTGTTTCAACTGGTGTAGGAGCTGGGAAAGCTTTTGGATTGCATGAACTATTAGATCAAATTGGAGCCATTATAGGACCATTGATTGTTGCTTTTATTTTTGCTTTTACTGCAAGTTATTCAATATCCTTTTTATTTCTTTTTCTACCTTATTTATTACTTTTAATTTCACTTTATTTAGTTTATAAATTTATAAAAGGATACGAAGTACCATATGTCACAAAAAAAATTGAAATTGGAATAACTAAAGGTATGACATTATTTTATATTTTTGCAATAACATTCAATTGCATAGGTATTGTTCCATCATCTTTAATTCTTTATAGAGCTTCACAATTAGCTGATATTGGAATAATCGATAGATGGTTTATACCATTGCTTTATGCCGGAATACAACTTATAGATGCCCCATCAGCTTTAATCTCTGGTTTATTATATGATAAAATTGGTCTTTCAACGTTAGTTGTGCCATTCACCATTTCATTTTTTATTTCTCCAATTCTATTTATTCCATCAAATAGTTTATGGATAGTTGTAGCTTCAGCTATATTATATGGAATTGTCTTAGGTACTCAAGAATCTATTTATAGAGCTGCAATAGCAGATATTGTTCCACAAAATATGCGTGGAACAGCATATGGAATTATAAATGCTGCTTTAGGTATAAGCATTCTTATAGCAGGTTCGATGTATGGATATTTATTAGATATAAAAGCATCATTATGGATTATAGTTTTAATAACATTCTTTATAGAAATTTTTGCATTAATTTTAATATTGTTTGTTATTTCTAAAATTAAGAAGAAATAA